From Crassaminicella indica, one genomic window encodes:
- the fliJ gene encoding flagellar export protein FliJ: MLKFRFKYQNLLEVKEKYEDVIKGKLNKAQSKLQNEKKQLRELEKYKDNCKNHIALKVQSGINVGYLKTYDSFLLGLKRKIHEQIQIVEQCNNEVNKCRQELMKASMEKRTFEKLKEKEKENFCYIEKKEEENFVDQLVTFQNFKSN; this comes from the coding sequence TTGTTAAAGTTTCGCTTTAAATATCAAAATTTATTAGAAGTGAAAGAAAAATATGAAGATGTAATAAAAGGGAAATTGAATAAGGCACAGTCTAAGCTTCAAAATGAAAAAAAGCAATTAAGGGAGTTGGAAAAATATAAAGATAATTGCAAAAATCATATTGCTTTAAAGGTACAAAGTGGAATAAACGTAGGATATTTAAAGACTTATGATTCATTTTTATTAGGATTAAAAAGAAAGATCCATGAACAGATTCAAATTGTAGAACAATGTAATAATGAAGTAAATAAATGCAGACAAGAATTGATGAAGGCTTCTATGGAGAAGCGAACCTTTGAGAAATTAAAAGAAAAAGAAAAAGAAAATTTTTGTTATATAGAAAAAAAGGAAGAAGAAAATTTTGTAGACCAATTAGTAACGTTTCAAAACTTCAAAAGCAATTAG
- the fliI gene encoding flagellar protein export ATPase FliI has product MLNLDKYRYALENANLIKYSGKVSQVVGLTIESLGPAVKLGEICYIYPLKGITPIKAEVVGFRDEKVLLMPLGEMDGIGPGSKVVATGEMLSVNVGEELLGRILDGLGNPIDDTGRLATTKKYPVNNQPPNPLKRKKIEEVLSLGVKAIDGLLTCGVGQRIGIFAGSGVGKSTLMGMIARNTEADVNVIALIGERGREVREFIEKDLQEEGLKRSVLVVATSDQPALVRMKGALLATSIAEYFRDSGKNVMLLMDSLTRFSMAQREVGLAVGEPPVTKGYTPSVFAALPKLLERSGNSDKGSITALYTVLVDGDDLNEPITDTARGILDGHIVLSRKLANKNHYPAIDILASVSRVMPNIVDEEHRKFSGEFRDILATYKDAEDLINIGAYVSGSNPKIDYAIKMIDALNDYLRQGIHDKFNYHDAVSQMKNLLQ; this is encoded by the coding sequence ATGCTTAATCTAGATAAATATAGATATGCTCTTGAAAATGCAAATTTAATTAAATATAGTGGCAAGGTTTCTCAAGTTGTAGGATTAACAATAGAATCCTTAGGCCCTGCTGTTAAATTAGGAGAAATATGTTATATATATCCATTAAAGGGTATAACACCAATAAAAGCAGAAGTAGTAGGATTTAGAGATGAGAAGGTATTGTTAATGCCTTTAGGAGAAATGGATGGAATTGGACCAGGGAGTAAAGTGGTAGCTACAGGTGAAATGCTGTCTGTGAATGTTGGAGAAGAACTTTTAGGTCGTATATTAGATGGCTTAGGGAATCCTATAGATGATACAGGACGGTTAGCTACTACAAAGAAATACCCTGTAAACAATCAACCTCCAAATCCTTTGAAAAGAAAAAAAATAGAAGAAGTTTTATCTCTTGGAGTAAAAGCTATTGATGGATTATTAACTTGTGGAGTGGGACAAAGAATAGGAATATTTGCTGGAAGTGGTGTTGGAAAAAGTACACTTATGGGTATGATTGCTAGAAATACAGAAGCAGATGTAAACGTAATCGCTTTGATTGGAGAGCGTGGAAGAGAAGTTAGAGAATTCATTGAGAAGGATTTGCAGGAAGAAGGATTAAAAAGATCTGTTTTAGTTGTAGCAACTTCTGATCAACCAGCTCTTGTAAGAATGAAAGGGGCTTTACTTGCTACTTCTATTGCAGAATATTTTAGAGATAGTGGCAAAAATGTTATGTTGCTTATGGATTCATTAACAAGATTTTCAATGGCACAAAGAGAAGTTGGCTTAGCAGTGGGAGAACCCCCTGTAACAAAGGGATATACGCCTTCTGTTTTTGCAGCACTACCTAAGCTTCTTGAAAGATCTGGAAATTCTGATAAGGGATCTATAACGGCTTTATATACTGTGTTGGTAGATGGAGATGATTTGAATGAGCCTATAACGGATACAGCGAGAGGTATATTAGATGGACACATTGTATTGTCTAGAAAGCTTGCGAATAAAAATCATTATCCAGCTATTGATATTCTTGCAAGTGTGAGTAGGGTAATGCCTAATATTGTTGATGAGGAGCATAGAAAATTTTCTGGTGAATTCAGAGATATATTAGCTACTTATAAAGATGCTGAAGATTTGATTAATATTGGTGCTTATGTGAGTGGTAGCAATCCAAAAATAGATTATGCTATAAAGATGATAGATGCATTAAATGATTATTTACGACAAGGAATACATGATAAGTTTAATTATCATGATGCAGTATCACAAATGAAAAATCTTCTACAATAG
- a CDS encoding FliH/SctL family protein — protein sequence MPRIYKSSYVQVGDIKEICIENISKDDLVINTQKDCEQEIEEEKVQEVDFEAIYNQKMQEIEALVKEKLAEAENQAQRIISDAYEDAKTIYENAKKDGFEAGKCEGYEVGKAESDKLIKEALDIKNEVLMTKKSLVSQLEKESIELIINIVEKILNMKIEDSYETIIGLVKAALSKCAYTESLVLRVSPDDYDYAISAKDKILVLAENIDDIKIKQDPSLKKGSCILDTVSGSIDSSIKTQFDQIKSLFHEILESE from the coding sequence TTGCCTAGGATTTATAAGTCTTCTTATGTGCAGGTTGGAGATATAAAAGAAATCTGTATAGAAAATATTTCAAAAGATGATTTAGTTATAAATACACAAAAGGATTGTGAGCAGGAAATAGAAGAAGAGAAGGTGCAGGAAGTTGATTTCGAAGCGATATATAATCAAAAAATGCAGGAAATCGAAGCTTTAGTAAAAGAAAAATTAGCAGAAGCAGAAAATCAAGCACAAAGGATTATTAGTGATGCTTATGAAGATGCAAAAACAATATATGAAAATGCAAAGAAAGATGGATTTGAAGCTGGGAAATGCGAAGGCTATGAAGTTGGTAAGGCAGAATCAGATAAATTGATTAAAGAAGCCCTTGATATAAAAAATGAAGTGCTAATGACAAAAAAGAGTTTAGTTTCACAGTTAGAAAAAGAAAGTATAGAACTTATTATTAATATTGTAGAAAAAATACTGAATATGAAGATAGAAGATTCATATGAAACGATTATTGGACTTGTAAAAGCAGCACTTAGCAAATGTGCTTATACAGAATCATTAGTACTTAGAGTAAGTCCTGATGACTATGATTATGCTATTAGTGCAAAGGATAAAATATTAGTTTTAGCAGAAAACATTGATGATATTAAAATAAAACAAGATCCTTCTCTGAAAAAGGGTAGTTGTATTTTGGATACAGTTTCAGGAAGTATTGACTCAAGTATTAAAACTCAATTCGATCAGATCAAGTCATTATTTCATGAAATATTAGAGAGCGAGTGA
- the fliG gene encoding flagellar motor switch protein FliG: protein MPRKTGLTGKEKAAVLLISLGPDKSAKIFKHLQEEEIEELTLEIANMRKISPEEKEKVLEEFYQVCLAQEYISEGGINYAKEILEKALGTQKAYDIVNKLTASLQVRPFDFARKADASQLLNFIQNEHPQTIALILSYLGPQQAGQILSSLPQNKQAEVAKRIATMDRTTPEIIKEVEAVLESKLSSMVTQDYTTAGGIQAIVDLLNSVDRGTEKFIMETLEIEDVELAEEIKKRMFVFEDIVTLDSTSIQRFIRDVDNNELAIALKGATQEVQDIIFNNMSKRMAEMIKEDMDFMGPVRLRDVEEAQQKIVNTIRKLEEAGEIIISRGGGDEIIA, encoded by the coding sequence ATGCCTAGAAAAACAGGATTAACTGGCAAAGAGAAGGCAGCTGTGCTGCTGATCTCTTTAGGGCCAGATAAATCAGCAAAGATATTTAAACATCTTCAAGAAGAAGAAATTGAAGAATTAACATTAGAAATTGCAAACATGAGAAAAATTTCTCCTGAAGAAAAGGAGAAGGTTTTGGAAGAATTTTATCAAGTATGTCTCGCACAGGAATATATTTCTGAAGGAGGCATTAACTATGCAAAAGAAATTTTAGAAAAAGCATTAGGAACGCAAAAGGCTTATGATATAGTAAATAAGCTTACAGCTTCTTTACAAGTTCGTCCTTTTGATTTTGCAAGAAAAGCAGATGCTAGCCAATTGTTGAATTTTATACAAAATGAACATCCGCAAACAATTGCACTAATACTTTCGTATTTAGGACCTCAACAAGCAGGACAGATTTTATCTTCTTTGCCACAGAATAAACAAGCTGAAGTAGCTAAGCGTATTGCTACTATGGATCGAACAACACCTGAAATTATCAAAGAGGTTGAAGCGGTTCTTGAGAGTAAATTATCTTCTATGGTTACACAAGATTACACAACAGCTGGAGGTATACAAGCTATTGTGGATCTGTTAAATTCTGTTGATAGAGGTACAGAGAAGTTTATTATGGAAACTCTTGAAATAGAAGACGTTGAATTGGCAGAAGAGATCAAGAAGAGAATGTTTGTATTTGAGGATATTGTTACATTAGATAGTACATCGATTCAAAGGTTTATACGTGATGTAGATAACAATGAGTTAGCTATTGCTTTAAAAGGTGCTACGCAAGAAGTACAAGATATTATATTTAATAATATGTCAAAGCGTATGGCAGAAATGATCAAAGAAGATATGGACTTTATGGGACCAGTAAGATTAAGAGATGTAGAAGAGGCACAGCAAAAAATTGTCAATACCATTAGAAAACTTGAAGAAGCTGGTGAAATTATTATATCTCGTGGAGGAGGGGACGAAATCATTGCCTAG
- the fliF gene encoding flagellar basal-body MS-ring/collar protein FliF, translating into MRSKKIKIGVSGLLVIISMTLLFYFTSQPEYVTLFNDLTPKDVGEITAKLDEMSIPWKDDELGTILVPKEYKNKAQAKLAVAGLPKEGFSYETMIDSNSLTMTNEERKKRYIIAQMNALAATIEEIDGIKNAMVNLSVADDTNFLIDKQKSKASVFVELEKGKELSKEQVNGIVMLVANAVKDLDPENISIVDNKGKVLNNQKDKDNFDASTQLGLQKQVQNQMQESIKEFLSTSYGSGNVAVMVNVKLDFDSEVTNVKEFSPPIKDETNGLIRSMNEQNEHLTNGSNGGVPGTDSNSEDITQYVEENGNESKYDKINKTINYELNEINKKIVKAQGQIKDITVAVLINKKVLPNGELTEEEEKQIKSIVSASAGLDTKVVEVMAKDFDTTLADQFASMEENSQSGAFGNIPLWAIGILGALLIGGAVYTVYRLRKRKDEMDTVLEDTVPTIEDELEEIELEANEKSSYKKQIDKFVDKNPEAVAQLLKTWLNED; encoded by the coding sequence ATAAGAAGCAAAAAAATTAAAATTGGCGTCAGCGGATTATTGGTGATCATTAGTATGACATTATTATTTTATTTTACTTCACAACCAGAATATGTAACACTATTTAATGATTTAACACCAAAGGATGTTGGAGAAATTACTGCAAAGCTTGATGAAATGTCTATACCGTGGAAAGATGATGAATTAGGTACTATATTAGTGCCGAAGGAATATAAGAATAAAGCACAGGCAAAGCTTGCTGTGGCAGGATTACCTAAAGAAGGATTTTCTTATGAAACTATGATAGATAGCAATAGTCTTACAATGACAAATGAAGAAAGAAAAAAAAGATATATTATTGCGCAAATGAATGCATTAGCTGCAACGATTGAAGAAATTGATGGGATAAAAAATGCAATGGTTAATTTGAGTGTAGCAGATGATACAAATTTTTTGATTGATAAGCAAAAATCAAAAGCGTCTGTGTTTGTTGAATTAGAAAAAGGAAAAGAGCTTTCAAAGGAACAAGTAAATGGTATTGTAATGCTTGTGGCAAATGCTGTAAAAGATTTAGACCCTGAAAATATATCTATAGTTGACAATAAAGGAAAAGTATTAAACAATCAAAAGGATAAAGATAATTTTGATGCTTCTACCCAATTAGGGCTACAAAAGCAAGTACAAAATCAAATGCAGGAAAGTATAAAAGAATTTTTATCTACTTCATATGGATCAGGAAATGTTGCAGTGATGGTAAATGTAAAACTAGACTTTGATAGTGAAGTAACAAATGTAAAAGAATTCTCACCACCGATAAAAGATGAGACAAATGGACTTATTCGAAGTATGAATGAGCAAAATGAACATTTAACAAATGGAAGCAATGGTGGAGTTCCGGGAACAGACTCTAATTCAGAAGATATTACTCAATATGTAGAAGAAAATGGAAATGAGTCTAAATATGATAAAATAAATAAAACTATTAATTATGAGCTAAATGAAATAAATAAAAAGATTGTAAAAGCACAAGGACAAATAAAGGATATAACTGTTGCTGTTTTAATAAACAAGAAGGTGTTACCAAATGGAGAGCTTACAGAAGAAGAAGAAAAGCAAATAAAAAGTATTGTTTCGGCTTCAGCAGGATTAGATACAAAAGTTGTTGAAGTGATGGCGAAAGATTTTGATACAACTTTAGCGGATCAATTTGCAAGTATGGAAGAAAACAGCCAATCAGGAGCTTTTGGCAATATTCCACTATGGGCTATAGGCATATTAGGAGCATTGCTTATTGGTGGTGCTGTATATACAGTCTACAGGCTTAGAAAAAGAAAAGATGAAATGGATACGGTGCTAGAAGATACTGTTCCAACTATAGAAGATGAACTTGAAGAGATAGAACTTGAAGCAAATGAAAAATCAAGCTATAAAAAACAAATCGATAAATTTGTAGATAAGAATCCTGAAGCAGTTGCACAACTGCTAAAGACATGGTTAAACGAAGATTAG
- the fliE gene encoding flagellar hook-basal body complex protein FliE, producing the protein MKINNITNPSINALNITQKKDHKDFSAFLKDSLKKVNDYELESQRINTLAAMGEIDNIHEVMIAAEKSKIALQFTVEVKNKVLDAYKEIMRLQV; encoded by the coding sequence ATGAAGATAAATAATATTACCAATCCATCAATAAATGCATTGAATATTACACAAAAGAAAGATCATAAGGATTTTTCTGCATTTTTGAAGGATTCATTGAAAAAGGTAAATGATTATGAGTTAGAATCTCAGAGGATAAATACGCTTGCAGCGATGGGAGAAATTGATAATATACATGAAGTTATGATCGCCGCTGAAAAATCTAAAATTGCACTGCAATTTACTGTTGAGGTTAAAAATAAAGTTCTAGATGCCTATAAAGAGATAATGAGATTGCAAGTATAA
- the flgC gene encoding flagellar basal body rod protein FlgC has protein sequence MSLFHSINVSATGLTAERLRMDIISKNIANANTTRTSSGTPYRRQVPVFKQSSPNFAQTLENAKNGQQIGNGVEVVAIKEDKTPFKKVYDPGHPDADKDGYVKMPNVDIVTEMINMISSTRAYEANVTAMNAAKSMAMKALEIGK, from the coding sequence ATGAGTTTGTTTCATTCAATTAATGTTAGTGCTACTGGATTAACAGCAGAACGGTTGAGGATGGATATAATATCAAAAAATATTGCTAATGCCAATACGACTAGGACTAGTAGTGGTACTCCTTACAGACGTCAAGTTCCAGTTTTTAAACAGAGTAGCCCCAACTTTGCACAGACGTTAGAAAATGCTAAAAATGGACAACAAATAGGAAATGGTGTTGAGGTTGTTGCAATTAAGGAAGATAAAACTCCGTTTAAAAAAGTGTATGATCCAGGACATCCTGATGCAGATAAGGATGGGTATGTAAAGATGCCAAATGTAGATATTGTAACAGAAATGATTAATATGATTTCATCTACTAGAGCATATGAAGCCAATGTAACAGCCATGAATGCTGCGAAAAGCATGGCGATGAAAGCACTTGAAATAGGAAAATAG
- the flgB gene encoding flagellar basal body rod protein FlgB, which yields MSILNKSFSNINILKMGMDACWLRNEAISNNIANVNTPKYKRNIVKFESILAQNLSERSIEGKLTNENHLPVGNVSIDKVKPIVTKDYTNQYRKDGNNVNIDVEMANLSKNTIRYYMLKESITSDFQKLRIVIKDGR from the coding sequence ATGAGTATTTTAAATAAGTCCTTTAGCAATATAAATATTTTAAAAATGGGTATGGATGCTTGTTGGCTTAGAAATGAAGCGATATCTAACAATATAGCAAATGTAAATACACCTAAATATAAAAGAAATATAGTTAAATTTGAATCGATTTTGGCACAAAATTTATCAGAGAGATCTATAGAAGGTAAATTGACAAATGAAAATCACTTGCCAGTAGGAAATGTTTCTATAGACAAAGTAAAGCCAATAGTTACAAAGGATTATACAAATCAGTATAGAAAAGACGGGAATAACGTAAATATAGATGTGGAAATGGCAAATCTGTCAAAGAATACGATAAGGTATTATATGTTAAAAGAATCGATTACATCAGATTTTCAGAAACTTAGAATTGTTATTAAGGATGGGAGGTAG
- the codY gene encoding GTP-sensing pleiotropic transcriptional regulator CodY, which yields MSTTLLEKTRKLNKILQQSGNVPVSFAELCRTLSDVLDANVYVANKRGKVLGIYLIDESESPIIVDSVTGRQKFPEEYNEQLLKIVDTKYNVTGDALLEIFRYDVESAKKLATIVPINGSGQRLGTLILSRHDKEFTDEDLILAEYSATIVGMEILRAKSEEIEEEARKKAVVQMAIGTLSYSELEAVEHIFEELEGTEGLLVASKIADRVGITRSVIVNALRKFESAGVIESRSLGMKGTHIKILNDKLIDELEKLKR from the coding sequence ATGAGTACTACGTTATTGGAAAAAACAAGAAAGCTGAACAAGATATTGCAGCAGTCAGGCAATGTGCCTGTTTCATTTGCAGAGTTATGTAGAACTTTGAGTGATGTATTGGATGCTAATGTGTATGTTGCAAATAAAAGAGGTAAAGTTTTAGGGATTTATTTAATAGATGAATCAGAAAGTCCTATTATTGTTGACTCTGTTACAGGAAGACAAAAATTCCCAGAAGAGTACAATGAACAATTGTTAAAAATCGTTGATACAAAATATAATGTAACAGGAGATGCACTACTTGAAATTTTCAGATACGATGTTGAAAGTGCAAAAAAATTAGCAACCATTGTACCTATTAATGGAAGTGGGCAGAGACTGGGTACGCTTATTTTATCAAGACATGATAAAGAATTTACTGATGAAGATTTAATACTAGCTGAATATAGTGCTACTATTGTAGGAATGGAAATACTTAGAGCTAAAAGTGAAGAAATCGAGGAAGAAGCAAGAAAGAAAGCTGTCGTACAAATGGCAATAGGAACACTTTCTTACTCTGAATTAGAAGCCGTAGAACATATATTTGAAGAGCTTGAAGGAACAGAAGGTTTGCTGGTAGCTAGTAAGATAGCGGATAGAGTAGGAATAACAAGATCTGTTATTGTCAATGCTTTGAGAAAGTTTGAAAGTGCTGGAGTAATAGAATCAAGATCTTTAGGAATGAAAGGTACACATATTAAAATACTTAATGATAAGCTTATTGATGAGTTGGAAAAATTAAAGAGATAA
- the topA gene encoding type I DNA topoisomerase has protein sequence MAKSLVIVESPAKAKTIGKFLGKNYKVVASVGHVRDLPKSKMGIDIENDYEPHYITIRGKGPIIKELKKEVKKAEKVFLATDPDREGEAISWHLAHILSIDEQDQCRIEFNEITKTAIKNAVKNPRQINKNLVDAQQARRILDRLVGYSISPLLWRKIRKGLSAGRVQSVATKMICDREKEIKNFIPEEYWSIVASLSTENKKEVFESKFYGTIDQKIDLKNEDMVEEIVKKLKQGTFIVSEVKRKEKKRNPYPPFTTSSLQQEAANRLGFTTKKTMMIAQQLYEGIDIEGEGSVGLITYIRTDSTRISNEAKENTKKYIIEKFSSEYIADEEKKYKTKKEAQDAHEAIRPTSIERTPDKIKSSLKKAQYQLYKLIWERFLASQMKNAVYETYSVNITNNNYLFKASGSKLIFDGFLKVYTYATVSDKEIPQVVKGQRLQLQSIEPKQHFTQPPPRFTESTLVKELEEKNIGRPSTYAPIISTIISRGYVERENKSLKPTELGVIVNDLLEEYFKDIVDKHFTAELEEKLDKIEENQLEWIQVIDDFYKPFSKTLKHAEEEIKKIELVEEETDEICEVCGKNMVIKYGRYGKFLACSAYPECEHTRPFVKKIGIACPRCGGEIVERRSRKGRLFYGCGNFPNCNFITWNRPIAEKCPVCGSLLVKKNRKNDTIIQCSDKECKYKRIEEKAD, from the coding sequence GTGGCAAAATCTTTAGTGATAGTAGAATCTCCTGCTAAAGCCAAAACTATTGGAAAGTTTTTGGGCAAGAATTATAAAGTTGTTGCCTCCGTTGGTCATGTAAGAGATTTACCTAAGAGTAAAATGGGGATAGATATCGAAAATGATTATGAACCACATTATATAACTATCAGAGGAAAAGGACCTATTATCAAGGAATTAAAAAAAGAAGTGAAAAAGGCAGAGAAAGTATTCTTAGCTACTGACCCTGATAGAGAGGGAGAAGCTATTTCATGGCATTTAGCACATATATTATCTATTGATGAACAAGATCAATGTAGAATTGAATTTAATGAAATAACAAAAACAGCTATAAAAAATGCTGTTAAAAATCCTAGACAAATCAATAAGAATTTAGTAGATGCGCAACAAGCAAGACGTATATTAGACAGATTAGTAGGGTATAGTATTAGCCCATTGCTTTGGAGAAAAATCAGAAAAGGATTAAGTGCTGGTAGAGTTCAATCTGTTGCTACGAAGATGATATGCGATAGAGAAAAGGAAATTAAAAACTTTATACCAGAAGAATATTGGAGTATTGTTGCAAGCTTATCTACAGAAAATAAAAAAGAAGTTTTTGAAAGTAAATTTTATGGTACAATTGACCAAAAGATAGATTTAAAAAATGAAGATATGGTAGAGGAGATAGTAAAAAAATTAAAACAAGGAACTTTTATTGTATCAGAGGTAAAAAGAAAAGAGAAAAAAAGAAATCCGTATCCACCTTTTACAACTAGTAGTCTGCAGCAGGAAGCAGCAAATCGATTAGGATTTACTACTAAAAAAACAATGATGATTGCCCAACAGCTATATGAAGGAATAGATATTGAAGGAGAAGGGTCTGTAGGTCTAATAACTTATATAAGAACAGATTCAACAAGAATTTCTAATGAAGCAAAGGAAAATACTAAGAAATATATTATAGAAAAATTTTCTAGTGAGTATATAGCTGATGAAGAAAAAAAGTATAAAACAAAAAAAGAAGCACAGGATGCACATGAAGCTATAAGACCAACATCTATAGAAAGAACTCCTGACAAAATTAAGTCTTCTCTTAAAAAAGCACAATATCAACTATATAAATTAATTTGGGAACGATTTTTAGCAAGTCAAATGAAAAATGCAGTTTATGAAACATATTCAGTAAATATAACTAATAATAACTATTTATTTAAAGCTTCAGGCTCAAAACTTATATTTGATGGTTTTTTAAAGGTTTATACTTATGCAACCGTTTCAGATAAGGAAATACCACAAGTTGTAAAAGGACAAAGATTACAACTTCAAAGCATAGAACCAAAGCAGCATTTTACGCAGCCACCTCCAAGATTTACGGAAAGTACATTGGTAAAAGAATTAGAAGAGAAAAATATAGGTAGACCTAGTACATATGCGCCAATTATATCAACAATAATCAGTAGGGGCTATGTGGAAAGAGAAAATAAATCATTAAAGCCTACAGAATTAGGGGTTATTGTAAATGATTTGTTAGAAGAGTATTTTAAAGATATTGTAGATAAGCATTTTACAGCGGAGCTTGAAGAAAAATTAGATAAAATTGAGGAAAATCAATTAGAATGGATTCAAGTAATTGATGATTTCTACAAACCTTTTAGTAAAACATTAAAACATGCAGAAGAAGAAATAAAAAAAATAGAGTTAGTTGAAGAGGAAACAGATGAAATTTGTGAAGTGTGTGGTAAAAATATGGTGATAAAGTATGGAAGATACGGAAAATTTTTGGCTTGTTCTGCATATCCAGAATGTGAGCATACAAGACCTTTTGTAAAAAAAATAGGAATAGCATGTCCACGCTGTGGAGGAGAAATCGTAGAGAGAAGATCTAGAAAAGGTAGATTGTTTTACGGATGTGGTAATTTCCCAAATTGTAATTTTATAACATGGAATAGACCAATTGCTGAAAAGTGTCCAGTTTGTGGCTCTCTTTTAGTTAAAAAAAATAGAAAAAACGATACAATTATTCAATGTTCAGATAAAGAATGTAAATATAAAAGAATTGAAGAAAAGGCTGATTAA
- the dprA gene encoding DNA-processing protein DprA, which translates to MDKMNEKEYMVWLHSIDGIGNKTLENLLKIFGSAENIFKAPIEKFNQFRGINKAIVNNIVKNRNPYYINELMNKIKKHNIEIIGRNSKEYPENLKNIYNPPYLLYKKGTILKKDENAIAIVGSRKASSYGKYVAYKLASDLAKKGIVVISGMAYGVDTMAHKGALEHGGRTIAVLGCGLDTCYPKANYHLMLEIEKSGAVISEYSIETKPLPGNFPVRNRIISGMSKGVIVVEASINSGSLITVEFALEQGREVFAIPGNINSSLSAGTNKLIKEGAKLVTDIEDVLEELHIEIDEKEENQIPLSALESKVYNVILDKQPIHIELLLKELSWNVDKVSSIITVLQLKGLVEQLPGKLLIAK; encoded by the coding sequence ATGGATAAAATGAATGAAAAAGAATATATGGTTTGGCTACATAGTATAGATGGTATAGGAAATAAAACTTTGGAAAATTTATTAAAAATTTTTGGGAGTGCTGAAAATATATTTAAAGCACCTATAGAAAAGTTTAATCAATTCAGAGGAATAAATAAAGCAATTGTTAATAACATAGTAAAAAACCGTAATCCTTATTATATCAATGAATTGATGAATAAAATAAAAAAGCATAATATTGAAATAATAGGGAGGAATAGTAAAGAATATCCAGAAAACTTAAAGAATATATATAATCCTCCTTATTTATTATATAAAAAAGGAACGATATTAAAAAAAGATGAAAATGCAATAGCAATTGTAGGATCAAGAAAGGCTTCATCTTATGGCAAGTATGTAGCTTATAAGCTGGCTAGTGATTTAGCGAAAAAAGGAATTGTGGTTATTAGCGGAATGGCCTATGGTGTAGATACTATGGCTCATAAAGGGGCATTAGAGCATGGTGGAAGAACGATTGCTGTTTTGGGATGTGGACTAGATACTTGTTATCCGAAAGCGAACTATCATTTAATGTTAGAAATTGAAAAAAGTGGAGCTGTTATATCTGAATATAGCATTGAAACAAAGCCCTTGCCTGGAAATTTTCCAGTTAGAAATAGGATTATAAGTGGAATGTCTAAGGGAGTGATAGTTGTAGAAGCAAGTATAAATAGCGGCTCTTTGATCACTGTAGAGTTTGCCCTTGAACAAGGAAGAGAAGTATTTGCTATTCCTGGTAATATTAATAGTTCACTAAGCGCGGGAACAAATAAACTTATAAAAGAAGGTGCAAAGCTAGTAACAGATATTGAAGATGTTTTAGAAGAACTTCATATAGAGATCGATGAAAAAGAGGAAAATCAAATACCTCTTAGTGCTTTAGAATCAAAGGTATATAATGTGATTTTAGACAAACAGCCAATCCATATAGAGTTACTTTTAAAAGAATTAAGTTGGAATGTTGATAAAGTTAGCAGTATTATTACTGTTTTACAGCTTAAAGGATTGGTAGAGCAGTTACCAGGAAAACTATTAATAGCAAAGTAA